From the Streptomyces sp. KMM 9044 genome, one window contains:
- a CDS encoding HAD-IIA family hydrolase, with product MTERKPIESWLTDMDGVLMHEGVPVPGADAFIRKLRDSGRPFLVLTNNSIYTARDLHARLNRIGLDVPVENIWTSALATATFLDTQHPGGTAYVIGEAGLTTALHDAGYVMTDADPDFVILGETRTYSFEALTKAIRLIDNGARFIATNPDSTGPSPQGALPATGSVAALITKATGKEPYFVGKPNPLMMRTGLNVIGAHSETSAMIGDRMDTDVLAGLEAGMETFLVLTGLTAKGDIDQYPYRPTRIVDSIADLVDLV from the coding sequence ATGACAGAGCGCAAGCCCATCGAATCGTGGCTCACCGACATGGACGGGGTGCTGATGCACGAGGGGGTGCCGGTCCCCGGTGCGGACGCCTTCATCCGGAAGCTGCGCGACTCGGGGCGGCCGTTCCTCGTCCTCACCAACAACTCGATCTACACGGCCCGGGACCTGCACGCCCGCCTGAACCGGATCGGGCTCGACGTGCCGGTCGAGAACATCTGGACCTCCGCCCTGGCCACGGCGACGTTCCTGGACACCCAGCACCCCGGTGGTACGGCCTACGTCATCGGCGAGGCCGGTCTGACGACGGCCCTGCACGACGCGGGCTACGTCATGACCGACGCCGACCCCGATTTCGTGATCCTGGGTGAGACGCGTACGTACTCGTTCGAGGCCCTGACGAAGGCCATCCGTCTGATCGACAACGGGGCCCGGTTCATCGCCACCAACCCGGACAGCACCGGACCGTCCCCCCAGGGCGCGTTGCCCGCGACGGGTTCCGTGGCCGCGCTGATCACGAAGGCCACCGGGAAGGAGCCGTACTTCGTCGGCAAGCCGAACCCCCTGATGATGCGCACCGGCCTCAACGTCATCGGAGCACACTCCGAGACCAGCGCCATGATCGGTGACCGGATGGACACGGACGTGCTGGCCGGGCTCGAAGCCGGGATGGAGACCTTCCTCGTCCTCACGGGCCTCACGGCGAAGGGCGACATCGACCAGTACCCCTACCGGCCGACCAGGATCGTGGACTCGATCGCGGACCTGGTGGACCTCGTCTGA
- a CDS encoding class F sortase — protein MPGHDETGPAPQARPGRLLTGVVWAVLLLVLWLCGREVTGLRPGGAGPSTGDMAAAGRPPQVDLPPAHRPLGEAQPRRLDIPGLDVRAPVVSRGLDERGALDPPPFDRPDVVGWYAGGVTPGAPGTALVVGHVDTETRPAVFYKVSTLRPGQKIRVVREDAGVAEFTVEDIQVIARDGFDARQAYGPRRSGRAELRIVTCGGTFDAVRERYTANVVVYAYLTGTTA, from the coding sequence GTGCCCGGTCACGACGAGACAGGCCCGGCTCCCCAGGCACGTCCCGGGCGGCTGCTCACCGGTGTGGTCTGGGCGGTGCTGCTGCTCGTGCTCTGGCTGTGCGGCCGGGAGGTGACCGGTCTGCGCCCCGGCGGGGCCGGACCCTCCACCGGCGACATGGCGGCCGCCGGCCGGCCGCCCCAGGTGGACCTTCCGCCCGCGCACCGCCCGCTGGGCGAGGCGCAGCCGCGGCGCCTCGACATTCCCGGCCTGGACGTCCGGGCGCCGGTGGTCTCCCGAGGCCTGGACGAGCGGGGCGCCCTCGACCCGCCGCCGTTCGACCGGCCGGACGTGGTCGGCTGGTACGCGGGCGGGGTGACGCCCGGAGCGCCCGGCACCGCGCTGGTCGTGGGGCACGTCGACACCGAGACCCGGCCCGCCGTGTTCTACAAGGTGAGCACCCTGCGGCCCGGCCAGAAGATCAGGGTGGTCCGCGAGGACGCCGGGGTCGCCGAGTTCACGGTCGAGGACATCCAGGTCATCGCCAGGGACGGGTTCGACGCCCGGCAGGCCTACGGGCCCCGCCGCTCCGGCCGGGCCGAACTGCGCATCGTCACCTGCGGCGGCACCTTCGACGCGGTACGCGAGCGCTACACGGCCAACGTGGTCGTCTACGCGTACCTGACCGGTACGACGGCCTGA
- a CDS encoding glycoside hydrolase family 6 protein, whose translation MYGSRGVGAFAGRRTSAAVLAAAALLMTACSSGGGDDEGDGGSDRAAGAEITQQPKGASPFWVNPEGTAARRMASLEGDGKKAEAEQIRKIAEQPVAEWISPENPQEQTRGFTEAADKAGRTALLVLYNIPHRDCGQYSQGGAADGNAYRAFIDEVTKGIGDRAATVVLEPDAVLHLVDGCTPEQSHEERYDLLSGAVAELKSLKNTTVYLDAGNAGWGDPGQIPEPLRRAGIEQADGFSVNVSNYYSTEDSIAYGKRLSAKVGDKPFVIDTSRNGNGPYTGGDAAERWCNPPGRALGEAPTTRTADPLVDAYLWVKRPGESDGECKGGPKAGEWWEDYAVGLAEAGD comes from the coding sequence ATGTACGGCAGCAGGGGGGTCGGGGCGTTCGCCGGGAGGCGGACGTCGGCAGCGGTACTGGCGGCGGCGGCGCTGCTGATGACAGCGTGTTCCTCCGGCGGCGGCGACGACGAGGGGGACGGCGGCTCGGACAGGGCGGCCGGCGCGGAGATCACGCAGCAGCCCAAGGGCGCCAGCCCCTTCTGGGTCAACCCGGAGGGGACGGCCGCGCGGCGGATGGCCTCTCTGGAGGGGGACGGGAAGAAGGCGGAGGCCGAGCAGATCCGCAAGATAGCGGAGCAGCCCGTCGCCGAGTGGATCAGCCCGGAGAACCCGCAGGAGCAGACCCGCGGGTTCACCGAGGCCGCCGACAAGGCGGGACGCACCGCGCTGCTCGTCCTCTACAACATCCCGCACCGCGACTGCGGCCAGTACTCGCAGGGCGGCGCCGCCGACGGCAACGCCTACCGCGCCTTCATCGACGAGGTGACCAAGGGCATCGGGGACCGGGCGGCCACCGTGGTCCTGGAGCCCGACGCGGTGCTCCACCTGGTCGACGGCTGCACGCCGGAGCAGTCCCACGAGGAGCGCTACGACCTCCTCAGCGGTGCGGTCGCCGAGCTCAAGAGCCTGAAGAACACCACGGTGTACCTGGACGCGGGCAACGCCGGCTGGGGCGACCCCGGCCAGATCCCCGAGCCGCTCCGGCGGGCCGGTATCGAGCAGGCCGACGGCTTCTCGGTGAACGTCTCCAACTACTACTCCACCGAGGACTCCATCGCCTACGGCAAGCGGCTCTCCGCCAAGGTCGGCGACAAGCCCTTCGTCATCGACACCAGCCGCAACGGCAACGGCCCGTACACCGGGGGCGACGCGGCCGAGCGCTGGTGCAACCCGCCCGGCCGCGCCCTCGGCGAGGCGCCGACGACCAGGACCGCGGATCCGCTGGTGGACGCCTATCTGTGGGTGAAGCGGCCCGGCGAGTCGGACGGCGAGTGCAAGGGCGGCCCGAAGGCCGGCGAGTGGTGGGAGGACTACGCGGTGGGCCTCGCCGAGGCCGGCGACTGA
- a CDS encoding kelch motif-containing protein — MNDRAGRRRARRIAIGTAVVLALAGMNGPWLYREGSEKYHQYKINQPEYKADNGRWEIVEFPEEYRQNTIHAALLRTGKVLLVAGSGNDQDNFDAKRYDTRIWDPVKGTVKKVPTPTDLFCTGHTQLANGNLLIAGGTKRYEKLKGDVKKAGGLMIVNNENPDKPITLPAGTRFTGKENGKTFVSKDPVLVPRAEKNFDPVTGEFLGNTPGVGRIYVEAQKEGATYETGTQDNYTVAGLNGADAKNTYGIAEKLALDKKDFQGIRDAFEFDPVAEKYIKVDPMKEARWYPTLTTLSDGKILSVSGLDDIGQLVPGKNEVYDPKTKEWTYTEEVRQFPTYPALFLMQNGKIFYSGANAGYGPDDVGRDPGVWDVETNRFTKVPGLSDADMLETANTVLLPPAQDEKYMVIGGGGVGESRLSSEKTRIVDLTADNPRFEDGPSMDRGTRYPQASVLPDDSVLIAGGSEDYRGRSDSDILEARIYDTAENELRRVADPLVGRNYHSGSILLPDGRVMFFGSDSLYGDKANTKPGEFEQRIEIYTPPYLYGENEQPDLSGGPQTIEHGESGTFTSKDAASVKKVRLIRPSASTHVTDVDQRSVALDFEADGDRLTVTMPESRNLVQAGWYMMFATTADGTPSKAQWVRVP, encoded by the coding sequence ATGAACGACCGTGCAGGCCGCCGTCGCGCCCGTCGGATCGCGATAGGCACGGCGGTGGTACTCGCGCTGGCCGGCATGAACGGGCCGTGGCTGTACCGCGAGGGGTCCGAGAAATACCACCAGTACAAGATCAATCAGCCGGAGTACAAGGCGGACAACGGCCGCTGGGAGATCGTCGAGTTCCCGGAGGAGTACCGCCAGAACACCATTCACGCGGCGCTGCTGCGCACCGGCAAGGTGCTGCTCGTCGCGGGTTCCGGCAACGACCAGGACAACTTCGACGCCAAACGGTACGACACCCGCATCTGGGACCCGGTCAAGGGCACCGTCAAGAAGGTGCCGACGCCGACCGACCTGTTCTGCACCGGCCACACCCAGCTCGCCAACGGCAATCTCCTGATCGCCGGCGGCACCAAGCGGTACGAGAAGCTCAAGGGCGACGTGAAGAAGGCCGGCGGCCTGATGATCGTCAACAACGAGAACCCGGACAAGCCGATCACCCTGCCCGCGGGAACCAGGTTCACCGGCAAGGAGAACGGCAAGACCTTCGTCTCGAAGGACCCGGTGCTCGTCCCCCGCGCGGAGAAGAACTTCGACCCGGTGACCGGCGAGTTCCTGGGCAACACCCCGGGCGTCGGCCGGATCTACGTCGAGGCGCAGAAGGAAGGCGCCACGTACGAGACCGGTACGCAGGACAACTACACGGTGGCGGGCCTGAACGGCGCCGACGCCAAGAACACGTACGGCATCGCCGAGAAGCTCGCCCTGGACAAGAAGGACTTCCAGGGCATCAGGGACGCCTTCGAGTTCGATCCGGTGGCGGAGAAGTACATCAAGGTCGACCCGATGAAGGAGGCCCGCTGGTACCCGACGCTCACCACCCTGAGCGACGGAAAGATCCTCAGCGTCTCCGGCCTCGACGACATCGGCCAGCTCGTCCCGGGCAAGAACGAGGTCTACGACCCGAAGACCAAGGAGTGGACCTACACCGAGGAGGTCCGGCAGTTCCCGACCTACCCGGCGCTGTTCCTCATGCAGAACGGCAAGATCTTCTACTCGGGCGCGAACGCCGGCTACGGTCCCGACGACGTGGGCCGCGACCCGGGCGTCTGGGACGTGGAGACCAACAGGTTCACCAAGGTCCCCGGCCTGAGCGACGCAGACATGCTGGAGACGGCGAACACCGTGCTGCTGCCGCCGGCGCAGGACGAGAAGTACATGGTGATCGGCGGCGGCGGGGTCGGCGAGTCCCGGCTGTCCAGTGAGAAGACCCGGATCGTCGACCTCACGGCCGACAACCCGCGCTTCGAGGACGGCCCCTCCATGGACAGGGGCACCCGCTACCCGCAGGCCTCGGTCCTGCCCGACGACAGCGTACTGATCGCGGGCGGCTCGGAGGACTACCGCGGGCGCAGCGACTCCGACATCCTCGAGGCGCGGATCTACGACACGGCCGAGAACGAGCTGAGGCGCGTCGCCGACCCGCTGGTGGGCCGCAACTACCACTCCGGCTCGATCCTGCTGCCCGACGGCCGCGTGATGTTCTTCGGCTCGGACTCCCTCTACGGCGACAAGGCCAACACCAAGCCGGGCGAGTTCGAGCAGCGCATCGAGATCTACACGCCGCCGTACCTCTACGGCGAGAACGAGCAGCCCGACCTGTCGGGCGGCCCGCAGACCATCGAGCACGGCGAGTCCGGCACCTTCACCTCGAAGGACGCCGCCTCGGTCAAGAAGGTCCGGTTGATCCGGCCGAGCGCCTCGACCCACGTCACCGACGTGGACCAGCGTTCCGTCGCCCTGGACTTCGAGGCCGACGGCGACCGGCTGACGGTGACCATGCCCGAGAGCCGGAACCTGGTCCAGGCGGGCTGGTACATGATGTTCGCCACCACCGCGGACGGGACACCGAGCAAGGCACAGTGGGTGCGGGTGCCGTAG
- a CDS encoding glycosyltransferase family 2 protein: protein MTSTPSGAQRDDDPSQTTQLRVPAHRTGNTGAFRRIKKTLPRYDYEHYSRLSGPLTQPDPGKPYQVQYRSLISQEPHRIRIALMLAAAPLLSVVLLVWLLQPSHWTERDYPAFDWLPTLDVVMLVSIGLIELFRCLNVLSNAHATLVARDPVPVVPETGTRVAFLTSFVPGKEPLEMVTKTLEAAVKIRHRGTMHVWLLDEGDDPGVKEVCARLGVHHFSRKGVAKWNQPKGPHRAKTKHGNYNAWLDAHGDDYEFFASVDTDHIPLPNYLERMLGFFRDPNVGFVIGPQVYGNYDNFVTKAAESQQFLFHALIQRAGNRYGSPMFVGTSNAVRIKALKQIGGLYDSITEDMATGFEMHRAKNPATGRKWRSVYTPDVLAVGEGPNAWTDFFTQQMRWSRGTYETILKQYWKGWYSLPPSKLFNYTMMIIFYPMSALNWILAALSCALFLGLGASGVNIDPAVWLMLYGNASALQIGLYIWNRRHNVSPHEPEGSGGVAGMVMSALSAPLYAKALIDSVLRRKSKFVVTPKGDSASPDTWFGTFRYHWYFILIFGGSLVAGFVYGHSHPAMVVWATFALMITAAPMFVWRHGMRQDRKKQPDAHASGRHPDDRPAADSPKGFAHEPATQQLQVLPRIQQQAHAQGRQYGQQHAARGRPDRPSWAASHGGPAGPGEPETSPGPDGPGGPGGPDGPGGPGGPGGATGAGNGSGNDQTMQIALGGLGGRKE from the coding sequence ATGACGTCGACGCCGTCGGGCGCCCAGAGGGACGACGACCCGTCCCAGACCACCCAGCTCAGGGTGCCTGCGCACCGGACCGGAAACACGGGCGCTTTCCGCCGGATCAAGAAGACGCTGCCGAGATACGACTACGAGCACTACAGCCGGCTCTCGGGGCCCCTCACCCAGCCCGACCCGGGCAAGCCGTACCAGGTGCAGTACCGCTCGCTGATCTCGCAGGAGCCGCACCGCATCCGCATCGCGCTGATGCTGGCCGCGGCCCCGCTGCTGTCGGTGGTGCTGCTGGTGTGGCTGCTCCAGCCCTCGCACTGGACGGAGCGCGACTACCCGGCGTTCGACTGGCTGCCCACCCTCGACGTCGTGATGCTCGTCTCGATCGGTCTGATCGAGCTCTTCCGCTGTTTGAACGTGCTGTCCAACGCGCACGCCACGCTGGTCGCCCGCGACCCGGTTCCCGTGGTGCCCGAGACCGGTACCCGGGTCGCCTTCCTCACCTCCTTCGTGCCCGGCAAGGAGCCGCTGGAGATGGTGACGAAGACCCTGGAGGCGGCCGTCAAGATCCGCCACCGGGGCACCATGCACGTCTGGCTGCTCGACGAGGGCGACGACCCCGGGGTGAAGGAGGTCTGCGCGCGCCTCGGTGTGCACCACTTCTCCCGCAAGGGCGTCGCGAAGTGGAACCAGCCCAAGGGCCCGCACCGCGCCAAGACCAAGCACGGCAACTACAACGCCTGGCTCGACGCGCACGGCGACGACTACGAGTTCTTCGCCTCGGTGGACACCGACCACATCCCGCTGCCGAACTACCTGGAGCGGATGCTCGGCTTCTTCCGCGACCCGAACGTCGGCTTCGTCATCGGCCCGCAGGTCTACGGGAACTACGACAACTTCGTCACCAAGGCCGCCGAGTCGCAGCAGTTCCTCTTCCACGCGCTCATCCAGCGGGCCGGCAACCGCTACGGCTCCCCCATGTTCGTCGGCACGTCCAACGCCGTGCGCATCAAGGCGCTCAAGCAGATCGGCGGTCTGTACGACTCGATCACCGAGGACATGGCGACCGGCTTCGAGATGCACCGCGCCAAGAACCCGGCGACGGGCAGGAAGTGGCGCTCGGTCTACACCCCGGACGTGCTGGCGGTCGGCGAGGGCCCCAACGCCTGGACGGACTTCTTCACCCAGCAGATGCGCTGGTCCCGGGGGACGTACGAGACGATCCTCAAGCAGTACTGGAAGGGCTGGTACTCGCTGCCGCCGAGCAAGCTCTTCAACTACACCATGATGATCATCTTCTACCCGATGTCGGCCCTCAACTGGATCCTGGCGGCACTGAGCTGTGCGCTGTTCCTGGGCCTGGGCGCCTCGGGTGTGAACATCGACCCCGCGGTCTGGCTGATGCTCTACGGCAACGCCTCCGCGCTCCAGATCGGCCTCTACATCTGGAACCGCCGCCACAACGTCTCCCCGCACGAGCCGGAGGGCTCCGGCGGTGTGGCCGGTATGGTCATGTCCGCGCTGTCGGCGCCGCTCTACGCGAAGGCGCTGATCGACTCCGTCCTGCGCCGCAAGAGCAAGTTCGTCGTCACGCCCAAGGGCGACTCGGCCAGCCCGGACACCTGGTTCGGCACCTTCCGGTACCACTGGTACTTCATCCTGATCTTCGGCGGCTCCCTCGTCGCCGGCTTCGTCTACGGGCACTCGCACCCGGCGATGGTCGTCTGGGCGACGTTCGCCCTGATGATCACGGCCGCACCCATGTTCGTCTGGCGGCACGGTATGCGCCAGGACAGGAAGAAGCAGCCCGACGCCCATGCGTCGGGCCGGCACCCGGACGACCGGCCGGCGGCGGACTCGCCGAAGGGCTTCGCCCACGAACCGGCGACACAGCAGCTGCAGGTGCTCCCGCGCATCCAGCAGCAGGCACACGCGCAGGGCCGGCAGTACGGGCAGCAGCACGCCGCGCGCGGCCGGCCGGACCGGCCCAGCTGGGCCGCCTCCCACGGCGGACCGGCGGGACCGGGAGAGCCGGAGACCTCCCCGGGACCGGACGGCCCGGGTGGGCCGGGTGGCCCGGACGGCCCGGGTGGGCCGGGTGGGCCGGGTGGAGCGACAGGTGCCGGCAACGGCTCCGGCAACGACCAGACGATGCAGATCGCCCTGGGTGGACTTGGGGGACGTAAGGAATGA
- a CDS encoding SPFH domain-containing protein, giving the protein MIRTEATTEIPVHLLFRDGPDPVPGRLRSAVVGRRQGTGEQPRLRRPAVAPARPSVPRVDPELVERPARVLPGGAGALAGLCGAAGCVATSWWAGVLPSSSAAAFGLPAHMGAAGAAGLGPAQWAAYAAAGALGLFGFGGLARGRTGRAWVLGLFGRYRGTVRRTGLLWVNPLLLRRRVDVRLRHWRSGPMQAADRGGVALRTRVLVVWRVRDTARATLGVEDHEAYVRECVEAALLRVPVEAPGDTGGAAGAAQDALTRLVAADAGPVGIEVFAVRPVRVEYAPEVAAAMHRCRIAALDARHRASVLTSVVDSVEDTVTRLTLRGMVELDDRERKVLVKDLTVAFCAGWGEAGP; this is encoded by the coding sequence GTGATCCGCACCGAGGCCACCACCGAGATCCCCGTCCATCTGCTGTTCCGGGACGGCCCCGACCCGGTGCCGGGGCGGTTGCGGTCCGCGGTCGTCGGCCGCCGGCAGGGCACGGGGGAGCAGCCGCGGCTGCGGCGTCCGGCCGTCGCACCGGCCCGGCCGTCCGTGCCGCGGGTCGATCCCGAGCTGGTGGAGCGGCCCGCCCGGGTGCTGCCCGGGGGCGCGGGGGCGCTGGCCGGGTTGTGCGGGGCGGCCGGGTGCGTGGCCACGTCGTGGTGGGCGGGCGTCCTGCCGTCGTCGTCGGCCGCCGCGTTCGGGCTTCCGGCGCACATGGGGGCCGCGGGAGCCGCCGGACTCGGGCCCGCGCAGTGGGCGGCGTACGCGGCGGCCGGGGCGCTCGGTCTGTTCGGGTTCGGCGGGCTGGCCCGCGGCCGGACCGGGCGGGCCTGGGTGCTCGGCCTGTTCGGCCGCTACCGCGGAACCGTCCGGCGCACCGGCCTGCTGTGGGTGAACCCGCTGCTGCTGCGTCGCCGGGTCGACGTACGGCTGCGGCACTGGCGCAGCGGGCCGATGCAGGCGGCCGACCGCGGCGGGGTGGCGCTGCGGACGAGAGTCCTGGTCGTGTGGCGGGTGCGGGACACCGCGCGGGCCACGCTGGGCGTCGAGGATCACGAGGCGTATGTGCGCGAGTGCGTCGAGGCGGCGCTGCTCCGGGTCCCGGTGGAGGCGCCGGGTGATACGGGAGGGGCGGCGGGCGCGGCGCAGGACGCGCTGACCCGGCTGGTCGCGGCGGACGCCGGTCCGGTGGGGATCGAGGTGTTCGCGGTGCGGCCGGTCCGGGTGGAGTACGCCCCCGAGGTGGCCGCCGCCATGCACCGGTGCCGGATCGCCGCGCTGGACGCCCGGCACCGGGCGAGCGTGCTCACCTCGGTCGTGGACTCGGTGGAGGACACGGTGACCCGGCTGACCCTGCGGGGCATGGTGGAGCTGGACGACCGCGAGCGCAAGGTGCTGGTCAAGGACCTGACGGTGGCGTTCTGCGCGGGGTGGGGGGAGGCGGGGCCGTAG
- the ehuA gene encoding ectoine/hydroxyectoine ABC transporter ATP-binding protein EhuA, whose product MIRLEKVTKRFGHNTVLDNLDFSVDAGKHVTLIGPSGSGKTTILRLLMTLLKPEEGTITVDGEQLFPAPEKQVREIRKKIGMVFQHFNLFPNMTVLRNITEAPVTVLGMSRDEAEERARELLEMVGLTEHVGKHPSQLSGGQQQRVAIARALAMRPQVLLLDEVTSALDPELVAGVLDVLRDIARSTDITMLCVTHEMNFARDISDRVLMFDQGRIIESAPPEKLFSEPEHDRTREFLSAVL is encoded by the coding sequence CTGATCCGGCTGGAGAAGGTCACCAAGCGGTTCGGGCACAACACGGTCCTCGACAACCTCGACTTCTCCGTGGACGCCGGCAAGCACGTCACCCTGATCGGGCCGTCCGGATCGGGCAAGACGACGATCCTGCGGCTGCTGATGACGCTGCTGAAGCCCGAGGAGGGCACGATCACCGTCGACGGGGAGCAGCTGTTCCCCGCGCCGGAGAAGCAGGTCCGCGAGATCCGCAAGAAGATCGGCATGGTCTTCCAGCACTTCAACCTGTTCCCGAACATGACCGTGCTGCGCAACATCACCGAGGCCCCGGTCACCGTGCTCGGCATGTCCAGGGACGAGGCCGAGGAGCGGGCGCGGGAGCTGCTCGAGATGGTCGGGCTGACCGAGCACGTCGGCAAGCACCCCTCGCAGCTGTCCGGCGGCCAGCAGCAGCGGGTGGCGATCGCACGGGCCCTGGCGATGCGGCCGCAGGTGCTGCTCCTCGACGAGGTGACCTCGGCGCTCGACCCGGAGCTGGTCGCGGGCGTCCTGGACGTGCTGCGGGACATCGCCCGTTCCACCGACATCACGATGCTCTGCGTCACCCACGAGATGAACTTCGCCCGGGACATCTCCGACCGCGTCCTGATGTTCGACCAGGGCCGGATCATCGAGTCGGCCCCGCCGGAGAAGCTCTTCAGCGAGCCCGAGCACGACCGGACCCGGGAGTTCCTCAGCGCGGTCCTGTGA
- the ehuD gene encoding ectoine/hydroxyectoine ABC transporter permease subunit EhuD, which translates to MEWDWSAVSEFMPYFWDGLLVTLQILVLGSLISFVLGLVWALLMRVPSRWVTWPVGGVTEFIRNTPLLVQLFFLFYVLPEWGVTFSALTTGVVAIGLHYSTYTMQVYRAGIEAVPVGQWEAATALNLPLRRTWTAVILPQAVRRVVPALGNYVISMLKDTPLLMAITVLEMLGEARLFSQQHFQFTEPLTVIGFAFIVISYLASLALRALERRLVH; encoded by the coding sequence ATGGAGTGGGACTGGAGCGCCGTCTCCGAATTCATGCCGTACTTCTGGGACGGCCTGCTGGTCACCCTGCAGATCCTCGTCCTCGGCTCGCTGATCTCGTTCGTCCTCGGCCTGGTGTGGGCCCTGCTGATGCGGGTGCCGTCCCGCTGGGTGACCTGGCCGGTCGGCGGCGTGACGGAGTTCATCCGCAACACCCCGCTGCTGGTGCAGCTGTTCTTCCTGTTCTACGTGCTGCCCGAGTGGGGAGTGACCTTCTCCGCGCTGACCACGGGGGTCGTCGCCATCGGTCTGCACTACTCGACGTACACGATGCAGGTCTACCGCGCGGGCATCGAGGCCGTGCCGGTGGGCCAGTGGGAGGCGGCGACGGCACTGAACCTGCCGCTGCGCCGGACGTGGACCGCGGTGATCCTGCCGCAGGCCGTGCGCAGGGTGGTCCCCGCACTCGGCAACTACGTCATCTCGATGCTGAAGGACACGCCCCTGCTGATGGCGATCACCGTGCTGGAGATGCTCGGTGAGGCCCGCCTGTTCTCCCAGCAGCACTTCCAGTTCACCGAGCCCCTGACGGTGATCGGCTTCGCCTTCATCGTCATCTCCTACCTGGCCTCCCTTGCCCTCCGAGCCCTGGAGCGACGCCTTGTCCACTGA
- the ehuC gene encoding ectoine/hydroxyectoine ABC transporter permease subunit EhuC, whose amino-acid sequence MTSGLWELVLKGVWVTIQLLVLSALLATAVSFVVGIARTHHSKFVRFLAGLYTEVFRGTSALVMIFWVFFVLPPAFGWQLVPLWAGTLALGLTYGAYGAEIVRGALAAVDPAQVEGGIALSFTPAQRMRMIMLPQAVPEMIPPFSNLLIELLKGTALVSIMGMGDLAFSGNLVRLALQESAEIYTYILVIYFVIAFLLTRVMRGLEKKLKAGVGKKPVPDPRTDLKRAETTNVGGV is encoded by the coding sequence ATGACCTCAGGACTCTGGGAACTCGTACTCAAGGGCGTCTGGGTCACGATCCAGCTGCTGGTGCTCAGCGCGCTGCTCGCGACCGCGGTCTCCTTCGTGGTCGGCATCGCGCGCACCCACCACTCGAAGTTCGTCCGTTTCCTCGCGGGCCTCTACACCGAGGTGTTCCGCGGCACCTCGGCACTGGTGATGATCTTCTGGGTGTTCTTCGTGCTGCCCCCGGCCTTCGGCTGGCAGCTGGTGCCGCTGTGGGCGGGCACGCTGGCGCTCGGCCTGACCTACGGCGCCTACGGCGCGGAGATCGTGCGCGGTGCGCTGGCCGCCGTCGACCCGGCCCAGGTCGAGGGCGGGATCGCGCTCAGCTTCACACCCGCGCAGCGGATGCGGATGATCATGCTGCCGCAGGCCGTGCCGGAGATGATCCCGCCGTTCTCCAACCTGCTGATCGAGCTGCTCAAAGGCACCGCCCTGGTGTCGATCATGGGCATGGGCGATCTGGCCTTCAGTGGCAACCTGGTGCGCCTGGCACTGCAGGAGAGCGCTGAGATCTACACGTACATCCTGGTCATCTACTTCGTGATCGCCTTCCTGCTCACCCGGGTCATGCGCGGTCTGGAGAAGAAGCTGAAGGCCGGCGTCGGAAAGAAGCCCGTGCCCGATCCCAGGACGGACCTGAAGCGGGCCGAGACGACCAACGTGGGGGGTGTCTGA